Proteins encoded in a region of the Acipenser ruthenus chromosome 11, fAciRut3.2 maternal haplotype, whole genome shotgun sequence genome:
- the LOC117426681 gene encoding CD63 antigen-like isoform X2, with product MKKETSKLLWIKSSLLALAFIFGLSGVGLVCVGGSVALEFVDVAVVVREVTSHAAVVLAIIGGIVFLMSVFGCIAVIGENNSMIKGFTVIMCITFTVEIGVGLFAYFHRGVVHSNMVNLYLKTLRRYSTERRIKISVDRLQKKFECCGAMDYTDWFNTTVGKAVPDSCCIKEKPQCGSVVQSHAKDNIHVQGCIKKMDSWIWNHNFIIGGVGIGLGIAQVIAMIFSCLLLRILLTDYEEL from the exons CTTTCAGGTGTTGGATTGGTCTGTGTTGGCGGGTCAGTGGCGCTGGAGTTCGTCGATGTGGCTGTGGTGGTCCGAGAGGTTACTTCTCATGCAGCTGTGGTACTTGCGATTATTGGGGGCATTGTGTTCTTAATGTCGGTCTTTGGCTGCATTGCTGTCATAGGGGAGAACAATTCAATGATTAAAGGG TTTACAGTTATCATGTGCATCACCTTCACTGTGGAGATAGGGGTTGGACTATTTGCCTACTTTCATAGAGGAGTA GTCCACAGCAATATggtgaatttgtatttgaaaaccCTCAGGAGATATTCCACGGAGCGTCGAATAAAAATATCAGTGGACAGATTGCAGAAGAAG TTTGAGTGTTGTGGTGCCATGGATTACACAGACTGGTTCAATACCACGGTTGGAAAAGCAGTCCCAGACAGTTGCTGCATTAAAGAGAAACCACAGTGTGGGTCCGTTGTCCAGAGCCATGCCAAAGATAACATTCATGTTCAG GGATGTATTAAAAAGATGGACTCGTGGATATGGAATCACAACTTTATTATTGGAGGCGTAGGGATTGGTTTGGGTATTGCACAG gtCATCGCAATGATATTTTCCTGTCTCTTACTGCGTATTCTTCTAACAGACTATGAAGAACTGTGA
- the LOC117426681 gene encoding CD63 antigen-like isoform X1 has protein sequence MKKETSKLLWIKSSLLALAFIFGLSGVGLVCVGGSVALEFVDVAVVVREVTSHAAVVLAIIGGIVFLMSVFGCIAVIGENNSMIKGLFLQQFTVIMCITFTVEIGVGLFAYFHRGVVHSNMVNLYLKTLRRYSTERRIKISVDRLQKKFECCGAMDYTDWFNTTVGKAVPDSCCIKEKPQCGSVVQSHAKDNIHVQGCIKKMDSWIWNHNFIIGGVGIGLGIAQVIAMIFSCLLLRILLTDYEEL, from the exons CTTTCAGGTGTTGGATTGGTCTGTGTTGGCGGGTCAGTGGCGCTGGAGTTCGTCGATGTGGCTGTGGTGGTCCGAGAGGTTACTTCTCATGCAGCTGTGGTACTTGCGATTATTGGGGGCATTGTGTTCTTAATGTCGGTCTTTGGCTGCATTGCTGTCATAGGGGAGAACAATTCAATGATTAAAGGG CTCTTTCTTCAACAGTTTACAGTTATCATGTGCATCACCTTCACTGTGGAGATAGGGGTTGGACTATTTGCCTACTTTCATAGAGGAGTA GTCCACAGCAATATggtgaatttgtatttgaaaaccCTCAGGAGATATTCCACGGAGCGTCGAATAAAAATATCAGTGGACAGATTGCAGAAGAAG TTTGAGTGTTGTGGTGCCATGGATTACACAGACTGGTTCAATACCACGGTTGGAAAAGCAGTCCCAGACAGTTGCTGCATTAAAGAGAAACCACAGTGTGGGTCCGTTGTCCAGAGCCATGCCAAAGATAACATTCATGTTCAG GGATGTATTAAAAAGATGGACTCGTGGATATGGAATCACAACTTTATTATTGGAGGCGTAGGGATTGGTTTGGGTATTGCACAG gtCATCGCAATGATATTTTCCTGTCTCTTACTGCGTATTCTTCTAACAGACTATGAAGAACTGTGA
- the LOC117426680 gene encoding ropporin-1-like has protein sequence MAPPGKQVTIPEELPEILKAFTKAAIRTQPADIVRWSALYFTALANGQPLPIKSERLASPSHAEFSIDHLKTLHEKFGSRCSVYPEELAQKWKELNLPEKLLRDIMTVGNFGEEVDWLKFIALACSALGGTITNAIKCACCILTSDPNCPTEEACIPYHLFRFLYTYLADIDGEISQGHIDRALTYLEEEVVGTEGLVRVSDFVNNPRMRLG, from the exons ATGGCACCACCAGGTAAACAGGTCACCATCCCTGAGGAACTGCCAGAAATCCTGAAAGCCTTTACAAAAGCTGCTATTAGGACCCAGCCTGCAGATATTGTTCGTTGGTCTGCTCT GTACTTTACTGCTTTAGCCAATGGACAGCCTCTACCAATAAAATCTGAAAGGCTTGCATCACCAAGTCATGCCGAGTTTTCAATAGATCATCTAAAAACCCTTCATGAAAAG TTTGGATCGAGATGTTCAGTTTACCCCGAGGAACTTGCACAAAAGTGGAAGGAACTCAATCTGCCAGAGAAACTCTTAAGAGATATCATGACTGTTGGAAATTTTGGCGAAGAAGTTGACTGGCTAAAATTTATTGCTTTAGCCTGCAGTGCTCTTGGCGGG ACTATTACAAATGCCATTAAATGTGCCTGTTGCATACTGACCTCGGATCCTAACTGCCCAACCGAAGAAGCCTGTATTCCTTACCACCTTTTCAGGTTTCTTTATACTTACTTAGCAGACATTGATGGAGAGATTTCTCAGGGGCACATCGACCGTGCATTAACGTATTTGGAGGAGGAAGT TGTTGGTACTGAAGGGTTAGTTAGAGTGAGTGATTTTGTCAACAATCCAAGAATGCGATTGGGGTAA